CGGCGAACAACGCGGCGACCTGCTTGTAGGCCCGGTACTGCAGGACACGGGCGAAGAGCAGGTCGCGAGCCTCCAGCAGGGCCAGGTCGTCCTCGTCCTCGACCTCGGCGGCGGGCAGCAGGCGCGCCGCCTTCAGGTCGAGCAGGGTCGCCGCGATCACCAGGAATTCGGTGGTCTCGTCGAGGTCCCATTCCGCGCCCAGCGCCCTGGTGTAGGCGATGAAGTCGTCGGTGACCTGGTGCAGCGCCACCTCGGTGACGTCCAGCTGGTGCTGGGAGATCAGCTGCAGCAGCAGGTCGAACGGGCCCTCGAAGTTGGCCAGCCGGACCTTGAACTTCCCGGCCGCGCCCTCGTCCGCCGATTCCGGCCGGGGCTCGGGGTGCGGCGCCGGCTCGGTTTCGGTCATCAGCCGCCGGTCCCGCTCTCGGCGGCGTCGTCCGACCCGGCGGCGCGGAGCCGGTGCACCAGCACCGAGTCCTCGCCGAACTCGTCGAAGTCGGCCAGCAGCACGGCGACCGCCTCGCGGACCAGCCTGCCGCGGTCGACCACCAGCCCGTGCCCGCCACGCAGGGTGAGCCGGGCGTGCTCCATCGCGAGCAGCTCGTCACCGGAGACGTACACGGTGATCTTCGCGTCGTGCTTCTGGCGCGGGGTGCTGGTCCGGGCGGCCTTGGCCCCGCGCACCAGCCGTCGCGGCGGCTCCGGCGCGGGTTCCGGCTCCGGCTCCGGCTCGCGCGGTTCTGCCGGAACGGTCAGTTCGAGTGCGTTGCTGTTGCTGGTCAGGCGGAACAGTTCGGACGCGCCGGGCAGGGGAGCTCTCCTGCTCACCGGGCGATCACCTCGCGGGCCAGTGCGCGATAGGCCATCGCACCGGCCGACTTGGGTGCCCACGTAGTGATCGGTTCCCCGGCCACGGTGGTCTCCGGGAACCGCACGGTGCGGTTGATGACCGTGTCGAACACGGTCTCGCCGAATGCCTCCACCACGCGCGCCATGACCTCCTTCGAATGCAGGGTTCTCGGGTCGAACATGGTCGCGAGAATCCCGGTGATGTCCAGCTTGGGGTTGAGGCGTTCGCGCACCTTCTCGATGGTGTCGATCAGGAGCGCCACGCCTCGCAGACTGAAGAACTCGCACTCCAGCGGGATCACCACGCCGTCCGCGGCGGTCAGCGCGTTCACCGTGAGCAGGCCGAGCGAGGGCTGGCAGTCGACCAGAACATAGTCGTAGGTGTCCATGACCGGTCTCAGCACCCTCAGCAGCGTGTGCTCGCGGCCGACCTCGGCGACCAGCTGCACCTCCGCCGCGGACAGGTCGATGTTGCTCGGCAGCAGGTCGACGTTCTCCACCCCGGTCGAGCGGATCACGTCCAGGATGTTCACCGACCTTTCCATGATCACGTTGTAGACGGTGTTCTCGAGTTCGTGCGGCTGGATGCCGAGGCCGACCGAGAGCGCGCCCTGCGGGTCGAAGTCGACCAGCAGCACGCGGCGCCCGTATTCGGCCAGTGCGGCGCCGAGATTGATGGTCGAGGTCGTCTTGCCGACCCCGCCCTTCTGGTTGCACATGGCCAGGATGGTGGCCGGGCCGTGCTTGTCCAGCAGGGGCGGCTCCGCGATCTCGCGGTAGGGCCTCCCGGTGGGGCCGAGCCGATCGCTTGCCTTCTTGCCGTTGAGCGGTGGAACGAGTGCCTCCGAGTCCAGTTCGTCGTCGGAGAGCGTGTCTCCTTCGATCGCGATGGTCATCTTGCTGAGGCTCGCGGCGGCAGAACCTGCGGACTCCGACGCTCGCTCCGGCGGCTCCGATGTCGACATACCTCGAAAGCTCCTTGCTCAGCGGTCTGCCGGGAGCCTATGCGCGTAGCACGGGGGTGCAAAAGCGGCTCGCCGGGCGTGTCCGCACTAGTTGACCGC
The genomic region above belongs to Amycolatopsis sp. YIM 10 and contains:
- a CDS encoding cobyrinic acid a,c-diamide synthase, with amino-acid sequence MSRRAPLPGASELFRLTSNSNALELTVPAEPREPEPEPEPAPEPPRRLVRGAKAARTSTPRQKHDAKITVYVSGDELLAMEHARLTLRGGHGLVVDRGRLVREAVAVLLADFDEFGEDSVLVHRLRAAGSDDAAESGTGG
- a CDS encoding ParA family protein, with product MSTSEPPERASESAGSAAASLSKMTIAIEGDTLSDDELDSEALVPPLNGKKASDRLGPTGRPYREIAEPPLLDKHGPATILAMCNQKGGVGKTTSTINLGAALAEYGRRVLLVDFDPQGALSVGLGIQPHELENTVYNVIMERSVNILDVIRSTGVENVDLLPSNIDLSAAEVQLVAEVGREHTLLRVLRPVMDTYDYVLVDCQPSLGLLTVNALTAADGVVIPLECEFFSLRGVALLIDTIEKVRERLNPKLDITGILATMFDPRTLHSKEVMARVVEAFGETVFDTVINRTVRFPETTVAGEPITTWAPKSAGAMAYRALAREVIAR